From the genome of Marinifilum sp. JC120:
GCCAAATCAATTGAAGAACTGCGGTGGAATCCTTTCCGCCACTGTACCCTATAACCCAAGGATGTGGATCTTCTTGGTATAGATTTATTACCTCCTCGAACAAAAAGGAGAGATATTTTTTATACCCCATTCCATCCAACTGGAATGCGGAATATTGATGGTTATCATTTTGGGTCATATGAGAGGAAAACCTTTAAGGCCGTATGGCGATTTTTAAAAAAACAAAAAACACATTAGAGACAAATCACATAATCTGCCCTATACGCGTTGCCTGCTGTTTAGCCTACCTTTCATGTAACTGCAATCTTAGCTGTGAAGACTTAGCTGGCCGCACATACCGAAACACAAACGCTATAAATATAACCCCTTACAAAAAGAACTGTCACTGTATTCTCATACAGTGATTATTCCCACTCCCAAGAGCGACCTGACCACCGAAATTCTCCTGAAACCCATTTGCGATCAGCATTGCGATTCTCGCAATTACCAATATTGCTGCAACGACAGCGATAAACAGCTCTGTTAGAAATATATCCATACAAATGACTTTCGGCTTCTACTCCACAGATAGTACATTTCACATCAGGTACATCTTCTTCGCTGTTTGTTTCAAAAATAAATTCATAGTTAGCCATGGGAAATCTCCAATAATAATTTATTTTTTTGCTTTGCAAATATTCGTACTCCCTTACCCGCAACGCATCAATGCTTATATTTAACAAACAGCACTAAACAAATGCCGCCGAGTTCCCCCGGCGGCATTCACTTCATTAAACTTAACTCCCATCAGGCTCCAACAATTCATCCAGCCTGTCGTCGACAGGTTTTTCATCCCAAGTGATAACTTTTCTACAAGTTATATCTGACTCTTCATCCATCGCAGCGTTGACTTCAGTTGCAGCCAAAAAGTCAACGACCATGCCACCGATAAAGGTTAGCAAATTCTTCATATTATCCTCCACGTTTAAGATTCGAACTGAGTGCCACACCGATTACACCGATATTCCCCGATTACCTCCATATCGACCTTCTTCCCGACGGCATTTCCTGTGGCAGCACCGGCAAAGAATCCAGCCAAGGCTCCACCAAGACCGCCAACAACTGCTCCGATTCCAGTCCCGATGACAGGGACGAATGATCCGATGGCAGCACCGGCTATAGTTCCAGCTTCTGCACCTATGTATCCACAAGCTGCACCTGTTGCTCCTCCAATAGCGGTTCCTACTTTCTGAGCTGTGTTGATGAGAACTACATGAGTGTTGACTTCACAGCTGGGGCATTTAGGTAAATCTTCTGGCATGGTAAACCTCCTGTTTTATTGATTGGTGAGTGAATCCTGAAGCAGATCGAACATGGCCGGGGCCAGATCCGGGAGCTCGGTGATGACCCTGCTTTTTCCGGGAAACAAATGAAAAACGGCCTCGGAGTTGATTCCGAGACCGTATATTTCGAAGCCGTATGCGCTTCCGTCTTTTATCGCTTGCTGTGCGTTGGCCGGGTTGTCCGGAACGCCGTCCGTCAAACAAATAATTATCTTTCGCTTTTCCGGTAGCGGCAGCATTTGCTGGAATGTCCACCAGAGCACTTCACCCAGTGGGGTTGATCCAGATGCAGCCAGACCGAAACGGGTATGCAGTTTTTGGCCGTGGCTGAGGATTGGGGCCACAGTCGGTTCATCGTAGTTATCACCTCCTTGAACCCTTATTGCTGGAAAGGCACTGACCCCGACATTTACGCCGTTGATGGAATTAAGTGCGCTGACCACGGTATGACTGACCTGCGAAGCCAAACCGATTCTTTTACGCATTGATCCTGAGCAATCCATTAAGATGTGGACAGCTGTGCTGATCCCATGGCTTTCCTGTCTGCTGCGAAACATTTTAGGATTGCCAATGGCTATACGATGCAGATGGGCGGTACTTAAACGGCCATTTCTGCCGATGCGGTCATGCTTGATTGTCTTGGCCTGAATAATTCCATGCAGACGGGATTTAAGAGCGGTAGAAGCTCTACGTGTCCGGGTAAGTTCGTCCTTGTCCAGTTCAGCAAGTTTCTTGTAACCATCCTTGGCAACCTGAAGCCCTTCATCAATATTATCAGGGACGTTTTTGAGCAGATGCTCTTCCAAGGTTTCGCTGAATCCTTTGGGCAATTCAGAAGAGGTTGACCTGATAAGTTTTTCCAGATTCTGAGTAGGGCCTCGGCCTTTGGATTTGATCTGCGGGGATTCGTTCAGGTGCTGCTTCAGCAGGGAAACTATTTCCCGCGTGTACAGGATGCAGTCCTGCGTTGAATTGCACTTTGCCCGCACCTTTTGCAGAATGGAGTTTATACGATCAACAAGGCCGGGATAATGAACTTCGATGGTTGATGCGGTATCAGCACATGCTTTCTCCAGATCAGGAACATCCCATGATCTGACTGTCAGTAAAATCCAGTTCAGGATTGCTGTAGCTGGATCGTTTTTAGCTCCCTGATCCTGATCGCTATCATTAATAAATAGGTGACGGATCAGTCGCTGGAAGTTCTGTCTGCATCCGGGGAAGATTTCAGCCAGCTTGTTTTCAACTCGCCAGTCTTCCAGAGAATTCCAGATGTGCATTTCAAACGGGGTGAACTTTGCCAGCTTGAGCCATTCGAAATTGGTTTCCCTGATATGGGCACTTTCATGGTCAAGAAATCCACGAGCCGTATTCAGCAATGTTTCGTCACTATTCAACGGCAAAGCAGGCAGCTGAATGCTCTTCCCATCAGTAAAAGCCTTATCGCCACCGATACGGACCTGAACACCATATTTCCTGCCCAGAACACTAGCCACTAAAGGTAAGGATTTCATAAGCAATTTGTTGTTCATAAAACCTCCTGATTACCACAACCCGTGACTATCAATCTGTTGAGTAGGCGTCTGTGGGCTGAGATTTTGTTTTGAATTTTCAGGGTCATTTTCAGATGCTTCTTCAGCATCGTCAGTCACTTTAATGGGACGGTTCGGCATTGCTGTCAGACTCTCCAGCAATCCTTCAGAAGTGGCTCCATCAAGAAGTTTCTGTCCATTTTCCATCAACAGGGCTGGCTCTCTGAGCAGGGAGACGACTCCCTGCAACATGAGCAGATTTTCATCCCGGATAAATCCACGGGAAGGAACCTTGTTGAAAGCGGTCTGGAGCAGGTCGGTTATGGGCAAAACTCTGGGGTCAATAAAGGATAAGCCGTTTAGTTTGTCGTAGATGGACCGCAACGGCGAAAGGGCTTTATGCGTGACCTTGACCTTTCCGGCATAGCAGCGATTCCATGTTTCAGTGGCTGACTTGGCAACTTCATCAAAGAGAGTGGAGCCAAGATTGTTAACTTCGTCCTTGAGTCCCTTTTTCACTGATTTTTTGTCCGGTGCTGCAAGCTTGAAAAACTGCCATTTGAAGCCGATCCGGGAACGGACATGTTCAGCACTGACCGTGGAACTGCCGATTAGTTTTTCCCAACCGGGATGCTGTTTGATCCAGTCCTGCACTGACTCATCATAGCGGCTGAGGAAGTCTTCTTTTGCAGCGAAGAATTCCTTTTCAATTACAGTGAGTTCTTTCACGATTTCATCAGCTACCTTTTCAGGAATGGCCCAGCCACCAAGGAACCGCACTCCGTGACGATCCAGCATGTTCACTGCACGGGATTTAAGTGTGCCGAAAATACGCAGATCTTCAGGATTGCAAACCCTCTTGCTTCCTAGAGATGCCAAATCTTCCGGTGGTAATTGCGTTGCTCCAAAATCTGACGGAGTGAGCTTCTTTCTAGCCGACCAGATGTTCACATCCAGATTCAAGGCCAAGATATGGTTGAGGACCGTGATGCGGGTTTTGGATTCCATGATTATCTCCTTCTGCGGACGCACAAAATAAAAGCGGAGACAGCCGAAGCCATCCCCGCTTATAGAAATTTGCGTGTATTATTTATGATGTTGATTCTGATTCGTCTTCCATCGGAAATATACGCTGAGCAAGTTCATGTAGAACTGTGCGAGTCTCACGACTGGCCCGATAACCAAGAGCACGGTCTAAGGCATAAGTTACCGGCTGAATTCCCTGACGGGCTAAAGGCTGAAAGCGGACAGTCAGGTCCGCCCAGCGAATCAAAGTACGGGTTGAAAAGGTTACTTCAATAGTATCTGTAAGGTTGCCGGATGCTTCGCCCATGAACAGCTTACGCACGGAGTTGGCGTATTCGACCATTTTCTTACGGATATTTTCAGGCAGATTCTTGACCTTGCGAGCAAGCAGCTCACTTTCAGCCTCAGGGGTGGGATAGCCGATTTCGCAGAGCCAGAACCGGTCCATAAAAGCCAAGTTCTGACGAACAACGCCTTGATAAAGTCCTGTTTCGTCGGCTGCGCCGTTGGAGTTGGCAGTAGCGGCAAAACGGAACATGGGATGAGGGGGAATAATCTCCCCGGAGTTTTCAGGGATGCAGAGCGGCTCACCATCCAAAATCCCATTCAAGCCAGCAGCTGTGGCAGGATCAATGATGTCGATCTCATTGAGCAGGAATAGCCCTCCGTATTTCATGGCAAGAGCAAGCGGACCATACTGGAATTCCATGTTGCCATGCTCCACAGTGAGGTGACCGATCATTTCAGGGAACTCCAGACGACTATGACCAGTAATTTCAAAGACAGGGTAATTGAGCTTTGCAGCCAGCTGTTTGATAAGACTGGTTTTCCCACTGCCACTAGGTCCGAACAGATAGATCGGATCGGAACTGTCCATGAACCAGACCACAACATCCCGGCTGGATTCATGGAAAAGATATTCAGTATCCAGATTTGGCGTGAATGATGAAGCAGATTCAAATCCCTGAACCATACGACCAGAAGCCTTACCGCTGAATACTTGTCCTGCATCAAGCTCAACGGAAACCAGCTTATAAATTTCTTCTTTAATTTTTGACATGTTGTACTCCTGAACATTGAGCAATAAAAAAGGCACACCTTGATCAGATGTGCCTGAAATTAAAAAATATGCTTGGTCTTTAGGCTAAGCTGCCTGTTCGTATTTCCACCACAGTTTGCGGTTGCCATCCCAGCGAAATCCAGCTTTACGCAAAGAGTCCTTCTGTGAATGGGTATTGCCGGTTGCTAAGATGCATGACCTGCCATTCTGTCCATTTTCTTTACGGTACTGAATCCCTTCAAGGCGAGGCAGATTCGATGAAGAGCTACCTTTGTTCTGTGGCTGTTGTTGATGCCCAGATGAAGCCGGTCCCAGATGTCTGGATGGATCATATCCATTATCCATGTTTTGTGGACGGCATGAGCCTTCAGCATCGTCATCATGTTCTGTAACCACACCGATGAGTGCTGCAAGTCCATACCTGCGGGCATACGTCATTGCAGAACCATACCCTTGAGGATCAGATTTCGACAAAGGCATGACCAGCAAAGAAGATTGCCACTGACCTGATTCAGCGTGGACTATCTTGCTGACAAGTCCCAGATTTCCATTTTCAACCTGCACGGGCAGCTGAGTAAGCCAGATGCCATTGGCAAGCAGAGCCTCTTTGCATGTACTCATAACAGACTGGAGGCTGGCATATTTGCTGTTGGTGAAACTGTTCTGTCCATCCTTGGCAGCGGGTTTCAAAGTCTGCTGTACCTTCAGCATGGCTCCGGCCAGCTCGGTTATCTCCGGCGAACAAAGCGTGAAATTTTCCATGATTACCTCCTGCAATAAAAGAAGCTCCTTTCCGTTGATATGTGGTCAGGAGCTTCTGCGATAAAAAATCGGTTTATACTACAGTGATAATATATGTTTTAAATTATTTGATAATCAGTGAAATCAGGCTAGTTTGCGTGTTTCTTCAGAGCTTCCAGCAGATCAATTGCTCTTTTTATATCCTGCTCAGATAATTCAGAAAGTAAGAATTTTGCCCGTGAGAGGCTACTGTCGTCAGTGGATTCCATGGCGAGGATCTCAGCCGGGTCAACATGCAGAGCATTGGAAATCTTGATCAGAATCTCAACGGACAGATTAACCTGCCCTCTCTCTATCTCACCAAGATATTTGTAACTTATTTCTGCTAGTTCAGCCATTTTTTGCTGGCTTAAATCATTGGCAGTTCTGAGGGCCCTGATTCTTGACCCAATTTTTTCCAATAAATCTGACACAATATGCTCCTCTCGTTTGAATTGTAGTGTGGAGGAGTGGGGGATGTCTGAAAACCTTCTTTCAGGGGTAAAATTTATGGACTATTGACACTGATCGGTGCTAATGGTGATTGCCAAGCGACACTGTTAGTTCGGCTCGTATCGAAAAATAATTTAAAATCAAGGAGTAAATAATGTCTGGACTGGTTGTTATTCTTGGGGTCATCATTTGGATATTGTGCGTATGGCAATCATTGAGGATTGCTAAAAAAAGAGGGAGCAGTCCTTTTTTGATTTTATTTTTTTTGCTGCTAACAGGTTTTGGTGGCCCGTTGGGTCTCTTAGCTATTTATATATTCTTGCCAGACAGAAGTCGGGCTTGATCGATTCCATCTTGCTTAAGAGGTCGACATGAAATCAATAACTTATGATGAGCTTAAGTCTGGCTCAGCAAAAGAACTGATCAAAAAGAAAAGCTCCTTTTCCATTCTTGGACTCGGTAGCAAAATGTCAAATGCTGTTGATCTTATTGAAGAACAAATTGAAAAAGAAGGATATTCCTGCCGTATCTACACCTACGGTCGAATTGCTGCGGCAGGAGGAACATTGTTCGGCGGGATTACAGGACTACTTGGTGCAGCTTCTGCCATAGGTATGGCTGCCCACAATCTGGCAACCTATGATCCAGACTATGAAATAGCTAAGCACCTTGTCGATAATAAGCTGGCAGTCACTTACGAGAAATAATTTCTGCAATACATATACTGGCAGACCTGACTGCTGAAATACATAATCCATTCGAAGTTTATCTTTCGGATGGATTTTGTTTTGCCTGAGACGTGGAATTAAGAGCTTTACAATCTATGTTTAATCTCCGAGCCTAAGAACTAGCACACATAAAACAAAATTTTGACACAATTCACTTCTACTATATTATAAGTAAACTTAATTCAGTCACAATATTTACATTGTACAAATACCATTTAAACAACACTGAGTGAGATATTGAATATTCATGGCTATCATTTTAAGCTAGGTATATGGTAATATCTAAAGAACAAAATAAAATTATCATATTAGTTTCTGCAAAGAAACATGTATACCAAAACACAATAAAACAAACTTTATGTTTATAACGGTCTCTAAAAAGAGACCTATATCAAAATATTAAATAAAATATAATTTGTATTTTAAAATTCTAATTCAGTCATATTATGAAAAATAAAATTAAAAGATTATAATTTAGAAACAAATTAAATCTTAAAACTAATGGAGTTTAATATGACTGTTACTTTTGAAAAAACATATAAAGGGAATTCAATCTTGACAAATAAAGAAAAGAATCAAGGTTGTAAGACTGAGATACTAAATTCAATGAGTTCTATTCTGAAACATACAACACAAAAACACAACAAGGTACTATGTGTAAGGATGGATTTAAGATACCCAAGTGATCTTTGTGCTCCAGATAAGAATAAAGACATCCAAGATTTTGCATCTAAGTTTTCCAAATATTTTAAAAGACAAGGATACGATCCTCACTATCTCTGGGTTCGTGAGCAAAGCAGGGAAAAACATCAGCACTATCACCTTATGGTGGCTGTGGATGGAAACAAAATGCAATCACCCTATAAGCTTTTGAGCAAAGCAGAAGAAGTCTGGAGGTCTACTACTGGGTCTGATCAAGCTGGTCTTGTGGATCACTGCAACATATCCCGTAAGGGAGAACGTCAGGCGAATAGTTACATGTTACGGAGAAATGATCCTGATTTTGATAAAGTCTATGATTACTGTCATAATCGGTGCAGTTATTTGGCTAAAGAAAACACCAAGGGGTATGCACCAAAACGACATAGAGAATTCGGTTATTCAAGGATTCCCAAAAGTATTGATTAAAAAAATGAAAACGGGTGTTGGGATGGTTTCCAAGATCTGTATTTGAGCTAAAGACGGTCATTTAAACTGCAACAAGCGTAAGCCTTGATACGAGTGTATTGAGGCTTTTTCATTTTCAAACAAAAGGGGAAATATGTTATATCTTAAATTTTTTAAAAAAGATTTCATGTGTTTCGATGAATCGTTTGGTAGCACTATTGAAGCAAGACTTATTCCTGTCGGTGCCAGAAGGTTGCGTTGGAATACTTATCGCTGGAGATTTGAGGACGAAGCTGAGTGGAGTCCCGGTGAGCCAATGCCAGAAGGCTGGGTTCCTGCTATTGATTTTGACATAAAGCTGCAAGGCAGGACCTACAGGTTAACAATTCATTCTGATGCAGCAGTTCGTGATTTGATACCGTATGCGGAAAGCCTAAAGCGAAACGGACGACATATTAAGAATGTAATTACGCAAATAACCATTACTTCCCGCAGGAAGGTTAATCCTTCAGTTCGGTTTGAGATGGTCAGGAATGCATAGCTGCAACTGTTATAAAAGGGCTTTGATATTATTTCAGAGCCCTTTTTTTGATGAATATTTCTAATTAACTGCTGAGATGCAAAAGGACTTCTGCCTTCAATTCCGCAGAGACCCCATACTCATCTGCCAGCTTTGCAAATTCCGACAAACTACCCTTAACCTGTCCAATAATCTGCTCAGCCTTTTTATCGCTTACATTGGCAACTGCTGCCAGATCAACCAGATGTTCTTTTCCCGGATTTCGCCCTTCACCCATCACCATGGTGGACTGCTCTCCGTTGGGACCATGAGAATACGTCAGGTCATAGGCAGGGGAAAAAGTCCATTCTCCGGCTTTATCCATCAAAAAGGTAAAGTTTTTGCCATGGTCATCACGGTTGTGGGCAAACACGTTGAAAACAGCCAGCCGGTAAACCTTCTCAACTTCCTGCTGGTTTCTGGTCAGAATGTAGGCCAGTTTTATCAGATCCTGATAATCCAAAGCCGGGACTCGGTAGTCAGCTTCAAGAAGACCGCAGGCAGTATGCATGTGAAATCTTTCAGTGCCGGAGACATCAAACCGTTTGATGCCAAAATACCCCGGTCCATCGCTGGAAGGCAAAAGATCCGTTTCCGGCATCTTTATTCCGGCATTACGGGCCATGATGGAATAAACAAATTCAAGAGCCCCACTGCTCTTGCCATCCTGAGTATTCGGAAACTTCACCATCCACGGTTCCGAAGTCTCATCTGGACATGACCTTGCTCCACCGCTTGTCATGGAAAAACACTTCATAGTCCCATCGGAACACCTGTTGACCAGCACCTTAGGTCTTGCCCCTGCTGAAGAGCCATTCAGATGCAGCAAAGCTTCAAGCACTTCATTCGGAGTTCCGGCAAGTTCTTCATCCAGCACATTACGGGCATAACCAGCAATTTCATCAAGGCTCAATTCCCGTAAATCTGGCTGAGAGACAGCAGGCTCATATTCAAGTGCACCTAGCCCGTTGAGACCTACATAAGCCAGCCTGTCCAACGGAGTGATCCGACTGGGGTGAATCCCCTTTGACCGGAGCAACCTTTCCATGAGCAATCGGCCCCATCCATCAGGAAGAGAGTCATAGAATACACCGGGCAGGGATTCAAAAGGCGAGTTGCACTTCACGAATTTCGTTTTAATCGGTAGCTTAATGGGGGATATTTCAAGACCGGTTTCGATGAAATCGTCCGTGTACTCGAAGTAAATATCACTTTCCCGTTGAGCAAGAACCCCAACATGATGCCGCTCTGTACCGAAATCACAATACACATCAAGCCGTTTATGATTACTTTCTGCTGGACTCATTTTCCTCTGGCTCGCTGTCGTTGTTTGATTGTGGGCTTCTCAAGCACCTGATCCATGGAGGTAAACTCCTGCGATCTTGGTTCAGTGACTTTTATCAGCTCGTCAAGGAGATCAAGGCAAAAGCAAATCTTGACGAAGGACTCCAAAGAGATCTTGCCGGTCTGCTCAAACTTCCTGAGAGTGGAGAGCGATACACCAGACCTTTCAGAAAGCATCTTTTGAGTCCAGTTACGGATCAGCCTTTCTTCCCGAATATTGCGCATTATGGCTTGTGTGCCTTCAGAAGACGTATTGATGTTAAGGATCGACATGGTATCATTAAAGCATCAAAAATAGCATTAGTAAACATCATTGTATTAGAAAAATATTAAAATTCAAAGACCACGTATACACAGATAAAGAGGGGCTGCCGAGGCCACACCCCCTTATCTGATTTGATTCAGGCACGAACAGACTAAACTTATTGTCATGGGGTAACCTTTCCGTTCGCCCTCATTCTCGTATTCAAAAAATATACTTCATTACAAAATCTAGAAAAATCGCTTAAGGCAACGCCACCGTATTTGATGGCGTGAATATCATTTGGTCATCTTCATTTTCACTACAGCAGGTATCTTTACTTTTCAGATCGCAGTTCATTTATTGTATATTCAAGCAGCTTCAGCAGGAGAACATCTCGCAGCCACACGGCCCTTTTCTCGCACCAGAAATTTATCAAAACACAGTATTGACCAGCTTATAAGTTGTGACAGCGGTGACATGTCACGGGTGTCACGTAGTTCATGTTATCGACAATGCCTTCTTCTGAGCCTCGGGTTGACCACGCAACGTACCGAAGTTTTGAACTTAAGTAACGAGAGGTAATTGTTCCGCTCCAGAAGAAACAAGGCCGGTTCAATGACGTCTTTCGTAACATGCAAAGCGCGATATATATCCCGCACCTTGATTTCTTCGCCAGCATGGTCGGAGATATGCTCGACAACCCTGTGGGCGAGCTCAAGCGAATTGTTTGCAGATATATCAAGCGCAACTTCTGCATGCTGAGCGAAAAAGTCCGCAATATCAATCCCGCTGAGAATACTGTCATCGCTCAATTCGTGGTCAGGATTAGTGCCGTTGCCGACAGCTTCAATCAAATGAAGGAGTCCCGCAAACCTAAGTGCTGTTCCTGCCAGTTTCCGGTAATAGGACTTAAGAACATCAGGCGTGGAGTCAGAAGAAGCGATCATCTGGGTGTGTGCATAAAAAGCATCCCATTCACGCTGACCGATCCCCCCTCTGGGCATGCTGAAATTATGCCATCCAGTTTCATGACGCTTAATTCCATGAATCTTTCTGACAAGAGTCCGAAACCAATCCCTGCTTTCCTGCGGAATTTCATCAGTGGTGACAGCACCGAATTTTCTCCGCACATCAGGGGGCACCAGACAAGTAAACCTGCTGACAAGGCCGTCCTCACAAAGAGCTTGTTTGCCGAGAAGCTTTTCAGAGGTTCTTTCCTGAGTGGCGAACAACATAGACAAACACGGGTTGCTAATCGTTATTTCTTCGTCACGCTTCCGGTAAGAGTATGACTCCCCTGCCCAACCTTGAAGCATAAGGTCATCCTTATCTGCCGAGATCTTCTTGAGAGACCCCAGTTCAGCACCAGCGAGGGCTATCGATCCGCCCTGCTCATGCATATGGCTTTCAAGTCCTTCCGGGGTAAACTTGAACAAAACAAGCTTCGGCGGAAACATGACAGGAGGCATTTTCTGCTCAATCTCGCATATTGTCTCGGCAGCAACTTCCACAGCACCGGTCTTAATCGCTTTTTTCTCCTCCGCTTTAATCATATCGGTGTAGATTTTACGAGCTGTTTTGCTCTTGCTGATTTCCGATGCTGAGCTGATACGCAACTCCTTTTCCAGCTCCACTACCGGAGCAAGCGCAGCTTCCATCATTGGTGACTTCAGTTTACCTGAAGGCATCGTGACCAATACATACAGCGTAACCAGTTCAGAATGGTTTCCATGGCGGACAACTTTGAATTTACCCTGACAGGCAATGGATGCAACTCCGAAGAGCAAGGCCATGGCCACACTTGGATGAACATCAAAGCTGTTACTGAAGTCGTCAATCCACTTCTGTGTCTTAGGCGAAAAGACATTAGGAATATTGTCGTCTACCCTGTAATCATTAGGAAGGGGGCGTACTTCCTTAGTTTCAAGATACCGCTTTTCGTCTTCGACGGCAGCTTTGTAATCCTCCTCTTTTTCCATGTCTTCCTGATCCTTCTGCGCTTTGCGATATTGCTTTTCCATATTGACAGAATCAATAAAGTCTCTATCGCCATGGTTTTCACGAAACTGCCAGCTGGGGGTATTTCTTTGTGCAGTCCGCTCCCTTCGATAATCATCATAATCATAAGTTTTCTTAGGAAGATACTCCGACGAGGGAGATTCAACCTCTATTTCAACTTCCGTTGCTCCATCAGGAGCATCTTTAACTTTATCCCAAATGCTAGCCATAACGTCCTCCACTATTTAAGGTTAGCTTTGATTTTAATTTTATAAGAGACTGTCGGTTCACAGACGATCTCAAGAGATTCAACGGATTCACTCGCCCAAGGCGGCAAATCGTCCAGTGCCTCCCGCAAAGAGTTTACTGCCAACTGTGCCGCATCTTCCATAGAGCTTTCTTCTGAGCCGACTACTTCAAGCTCATGTATTTTTTTCTTATCTTTAGACATGGTTAATCTCCCCGCTTATGCGCGGTTGATGGTTTCAGGAGTATTCCCGGTGAATTCAATTCTTTTGACGAACCAGCTCAAAAACTCTTCCCTGCTGTAGCCGACCTGTCTTCCCATGCGAAATTTGCCGGGAGGGCCCAGCCGACGCGAGTCCAGATTGGCAAGAGTTTTTGCCTTGATGAGACCGCCTGTAAGCCTTTCGGCTTCTTTGCGGGTGAAAACCGGCGGGAATTCATTTTCAACATTTTTCAAAATTGATTCGGAAATCATTTTTCCTCCTAAGTTAAAAAAACAATGTGGGGCCATAGCCCGGCTGAAACAATGAACTTCATGCAGAGGAGACAACCGGAGGGCGGCAGTATCAGAATCTTTGCAACCCACCGCTCCGTGATGTATGATTCTGTTTTTCTGCTTTCCCCTGAAGGTCAGCCCTCGTTGTTTCAACTCTGCATGGACCTTTTTTAAGCGAATCCGAAATCCCTGTATAAGCGGACTAACTTCAAAAAAACAAAAAGCACACATAAACATTTAATATAAATATGATTATGCGGTTTGAATCATCAAAACAATTCAAAAGAGGAAAAAGAGATGCGTTGTATCACTTCATGGGTGGACATCATCTTAAAACTGGAGAAACCACCGAAACTGAAACTGCTATGCGGAAGTTGGAAGCCGTACAGTTTTTTTCATCTGACGACATTAGTAACGTTC
Proteins encoded in this window:
- a CDS encoding AAA family ATPase — encoded protein: MSKIKEEIYKLVSVELDAGQVFSGKASGRMVQGFESASSFTPNLDTEYLFHESSRDVVVWFMDSSDPIYLFGPSGSGKTSLIKQLAAKLNYPVFEITGHSRLEFPEMIGHLTVEHGNMEFQYGPLALAMKYGGLFLLNEIDIIDPATAAGLNGILDGEPLCIPENSGEIIPPHPMFRFAATANSNGAADETGLYQGVVRQNLAFMDRFWLCEIGYPTPEAESELLARKVKNLPENIRKKMVEYANSVRKLFMGEASGNLTDTIEVTFSTRTLIRWADLTVRFQPLARQGIQPVTYALDRALGYRASRETRTVLHELAQRIFPMEDESESTS
- a CDS encoding ERF family protein, whose protein sequence is MENFTLCSPEITELAGAMLKVQQTLKPAAKDGQNSFTNSKYASLQSVMSTCKEALLANGIWLTQLPVQVENGNLGLVSKIVHAESGQWQSSLLVMPLSKSDPQGYGSAMTYARRYGLAALIGVVTEHDDDAEGSCRPQNMDNGYDPSRHLGPASSGHQQQPQNKGSSSSNLPRLEGIQYRKENGQNGRSCILATGNTHSQKDSLRKAGFRWDGNRKLWWKYEQAA
- a CDS encoding DUF3150 domain-containing protein yields the protein MESKTRITVLNHILALNLDVNIWSARKKLTPSDFGATQLPPEDLASLGSKRVCNPEDLRIFGTLKSRAVNMLDRHGVRFLGGWAIPEKVADEIVKELTVIEKEFFAAKEDFLSRYDESVQDWIKQHPGWEKLIGSSTVSAEHVRSRIGFKWQFFKLAAPDKKSVKKGLKDEVNNLGSTLFDEVAKSATETWNRCYAGKVKVTHKALSPLRSIYDKLNGLSFIDPRVLPITDLLQTAFNKVPSRGFIRDENLLMLQGVVSLLREPALLMENGQKLLDGATSEGLLESLTAMPNRPIKVTDDAEEASENDPENSKQNLSPQTPTQQIDSHGLW
- a CDS encoding type II toxin-antitoxin system HipA family toxin; this encodes MSPAESNHKRLDVYCDFGTERHHVGVLAQRESDIYFEYTDDFIETGLEISPIKLPIKTKFVKCNSPFESLPGVFYDSLPDGWGRLLMERLLRSKGIHPSRITPLDRLAYVGLNGLGALEYEPAVSQPDLRELSLDEIAGYARNVLDEELAGTPNEVLEALLHLNGSSAGARPKVLVNRCSDGTMKCFSMTSGGARSCPDETSEPWMVKFPNTQDGKSSGALEFVYSIMARNAGIKMPETDLLPSSDGPGYFGIKRFDVSGTERFHMHTACGLLEADYRVPALDYQDLIKLAYILTRNQQEVEKVYRLAVFNVFAHNRDDHGKNFTFLMDKAGEWTFSPAYDLTYSHGPNGEQSTMVMGEGRNPGKEHLVDLAAVANVSDKKAEQIIGQVKGSLSEFAKLADEYGVSAELKAEVLLHLSS
- a CDS encoding XRE family transcriptional regulator, with protein sequence MRNIREERLIRNWTQKMLSERSGVSLSTLRKFEQTGKISLESFVKICFCLDLLDELIKVTEPRSQEFTSMDQVLEKPTIKQRQRARGK
- a CDS encoding DUF3987 domain-containing protein, yielding MASIWDKVKDAPDGATEVEIEVESPSSEYLPKKTYDYDDYRRERTAQRNTPSWQFRENHGDRDFIDSVNMEKQYRKAQKDQEDMEKEEDYKAAVEDEKRYLETKEVRPLPNDYRVDDNIPNVFSPKTQKWIDDFSNSFDVHPSVAMALLFGVASIACQGKFKVVRHGNHSELVTLYVLVTMPSGKLKSPMMEAALAPVVELEKELRISSASEISKSKTARKIYTDMIKAEEKKAIKTGAVEVAAETICEIEQKMPPVMFPPKLVLFKFTPEGLESHMHEQGGSIALAGAELGSLKKISADKDDLMLQGWAGESYSYRKRDEEITISNPCLSMLFATQERTSEKLLGKQALCEDGLVSRFTCLVPPDVRRKFGAVTTDEIPQESRDWFRTLVRKIHGIKRHETGWHNFSMPRGGIGQREWDAFYAHTQMIASSDSTPDVLKSYYRKLAGTALRFAGLLHLIEAVGNGTNPDHELSDDSILSGIDIADFFAQHAEVALDISANNSLELAHRVVEHISDHAGEEIKVRDIYRALHVTKDVIEPALFLLERNNYLSLLKFKTSVRCVVNPRLRRRHCR
- a CDS encoding inovirus Gp2 family protein; translated protein: MEFNMTVTFEKTYKGNSILTNKEKNQGCKTEILNSMSSILKHTTQKHNKVLCVRMDLRYPSDLCAPDKNKDIQDFASKFSKYFKRQGYDPHYLWVREQSREKHQHYHLMVAVDGNKMQSPYKLLSKAEEVWRSTTGSDQAGLVDHCNISRKGERQANSYMLRRNDPDFDKVYDYCHNRCSYLAKENTKGYAPKRHREFGYSRIPKSID
- a CDS encoding helix-turn-helix domain-containing protein, yielding MNFTPERRFSDIPHSSTLQFKREEHIVSDLLEKIGSRIRALRTANDLSQQKMAELAEISYKYLGEIERGQVNLSVEILIKISNALHVDPAEILAMESTDDSSLSRAKFLLSELSEQDIKRAIDLLEALKKHAN